A single genomic interval of Picosynechococcus sp. PCC 7003 harbors:
- a CDS encoding NAD(P)H-quinone oxidoreductase subunit 4, with protein MDSLQIPWLTTAIAFPLLAALVIPLIPDKEGKTIRWYTLGVALTDFALLVTAFWQNYDLGRTEFQLTENFVWIPQLGLNWSLGVDGLSMPLIILATLITTLATLAAWNVTKKPKLFAALILVMLSAQIGVFAVQDLLLFFIMWELELVPVYLLISIWGGKKRLYAATKFILYTALGSVFILASTLALAFYGGDVTFDMQALGLKDYPLALELLAYAGFLIGFGVKLPIFPLHTWLPDAHSEASAPVSMILAGVLLKMGGYGLIRLNMEMLPDAHIRFAPLLIVLGIVNIVYGALTAFGQTNLKRRLASSSISHMGFVLVGIASFTDLGMNGAVLQMLSHGFIAAALFFLSGVTYERTHTLMMDEMSGIARLMPKTFAMFTAAAMASLALPGMSGFVSELTVFLGLSNSDAYSYGFKAIAIFLTAVGVILTPIYLLSMLREVFYGKGSQVSLNLATGADAKPREIFVAVCLLAPIIAIGLYPKLATTTYDLKTVEVASKVRAALPLYAEQFSQNGDRQAQMGLSSQMPALIAPRF; from the coding sequence ATGGATAGCTTGCAAATCCCGTGGCTCACTACGGCGATCGCCTTTCCGCTTCTGGCCGCCCTTGTCATTCCCCTCATTCCCGACAAAGAAGGTAAAACCATCCGCTGGTATACCTTAGGCGTTGCCCTCACCGATTTTGCCCTTCTAGTTACTGCTTTCTGGCAAAACTACGATCTCGGTCGCACAGAATTTCAACTCACTGAAAATTTTGTATGGATTCCCCAGTTGGGGTTGAATTGGTCCCTAGGCGTTGACGGTTTGTCAATGCCTTTAATTATTTTGGCGACCCTGATCACCACCTTGGCAACCCTTGCGGCCTGGAACGTCACCAAGAAACCCAAACTCTTTGCGGCCTTAATCCTCGTGATGCTGAGTGCGCAAATTGGTGTTTTTGCAGTCCAGGATTTGCTGCTATTCTTCATCATGTGGGAATTAGAGTTAGTCCCCGTATACCTGCTCATTTCCATTTGGGGCGGAAAAAAACGCCTCTATGCGGCCACCAAATTTATCCTCTACACGGCCTTGGGTTCTGTTTTCATCCTTGCGTCCACCTTGGCCCTCGCCTTCTATGGCGGTGATGTGACCTTTGATATGCAAGCCCTAGGGCTAAAGGATTATCCACTGGCATTAGAATTACTGGCCTACGCTGGATTTTTAATTGGTTTTGGCGTTAAATTGCCTATTTTTCCGCTCCACACTTGGCTCCCGGATGCCCATAGTGAAGCGTCTGCGCCGGTCTCCATGATCCTTGCTGGTGTGCTTTTAAAAATGGGTGGCTATGGTCTGATCCGGTTAAATATGGAAATGTTGCCGGATGCCCATATTCGCTTTGCTCCCCTGCTCATCGTTCTGGGGATTGTCAACATTGTTTATGGGGCGCTGACAGCCTTTGGACAAACTAATTTAAAGCGACGTCTGGCTTCGTCTTCGATCTCCCACATGGGCTTTGTTCTCGTTGGCATTGCTTCATTTACCGATTTGGGCATGAACGGTGCCGTGTTGCAGATGTTGTCCCATGGTTTCATCGCAGCGGCTCTGTTCTTCCTGTCCGGGGTTACCTATGAACGGACTCACACCCTGATGATGGATGAAATGAGCGGCATTGCGCGGTTGATGCCCAAAACCTTTGCCATGTTTACGGCGGCGGCGATGGCGTCTCTGGCACTGCCGGGGATGAGTGGTTTTGTCAGTGAACTAACCGTCTTCCTCGGTTTGAGTAATAGTGATGCTTATAGCTATGGATTTAAGGCGATCGCCATTTTCCTAACGGCGGTTGGGGTGATTTTAACGCCCATTTACCTACTTTCAATGCTGCGGGAAGTATTCTACGGCAAGGGATCCCAGGTTTCACTCAACCTTGCAACTGGGGCAGATGCCAAACCGCGAGAAATCTTTGTGGCAGTTTGTCTGCTGGCCCCCATTATTGCCATCGGTCTTTATCCAAAGCTGGCAACGACCACCTACGATCTCAAAACCGTTGAAGTTGCTTCGAAGGTAAGAGCCGCTCTACCGCTGTATGCGGAGCAATTCTCCCAAAATGGCGATCGCCAAGCGCAAATGGGTTTAAGCTCTCAAATGCCTGCCCTGATTGCACCTCGTTTCTAG
- a CDS encoding anti-sigma factor: MKKKHTSHQHHTDSETPMGQNFEQFQRLSAYFDGEATPAERQEIQHLLDTDPQVKQQYQQLRQLKQALQLLPIPTSISAQYLGQRVLARLRRSQLRTLSLWGSGAIAALFVAGVMGQMPRLNLDRFANNNSDQESTTALVETTSLQGEEALVVALNRPVLQIPKLATTESP, from the coding sequence ATGAAAAAAAAACACACTTCTCACCAACACCACACCGATTCTGAAACTCCAATGGGCCAAAATTTTGAGCAATTCCAGCGTTTGAGTGCCTATTTTGACGGGGAGGCCACCCCAGCAGAGCGCCAGGAAATTCAGCATCTCCTGGATACTGACCCCCAGGTTAAACAGCAATATCAGCAGCTACGGCAACTCAAACAAGCGCTACAGTTGTTGCCCATTCCCACAAGCATTTCGGCCCAATATCTCGGTCAACGGGTATTGGCGCGGTTGCGTCGTTCCCAGTTACGCACCCTTTCCCTCTGGGGCAGTGGGGCGATCGCCGCTCTTTTTGTGGCTGGGGTCATGGGTCAGATGCCCCGTCTTAACCTCGACCGATTTGCCAATAACAACTCGGATCAGGAATCCACCACCGCCCTAGTCGAAACAACGTCCCTCCAGGGAGAAGAAGCCCTTGTGGTCGCCCTGAATCGTCCGGTTCTCCAAATTCCCAAACTGGCCACCACAGAGTCGCCCTAG
- a CDS encoding sigma-70 family RNA polymerase sigma factor has protein sequence MNRSLSIPIPSHQGAVPQSGVSPEKLSNYDLILRCQAGSKPERSAFVELLKRYQSHVDRLLYHLAPDWQDRSDLSQEVWIRVYRNLQRLNDPQKFKGWLSRIITNLFYDELRKRKRVRRPLSLDNPFQTQDGEVAWDVASDDPSPDDDLATQEFYEHLREAIAELPEVFRTTIVLREIEGLAYEEIAEITGVSLGTVKSRIARARAKLQEMLQPYLAE, from the coding sequence ATGAACCGATCCCTTTCTATCCCCATTCCTTCCCATCAGGGAGCCGTTCCCCAAAGTGGTGTGTCTCCGGAAAAACTCTCTAACTATGATCTGATTCTCCGTTGCCAGGCGGGTAGTAAGCCTGAGCGGTCTGCTTTCGTGGAATTATTAAAACGTTATCAGTCCCATGTGGATCGGTTACTCTATCACCTCGCCCCAGACTGGCAAGACCGGTCTGATTTGTCCCAAGAAGTTTGGATTCGGGTTTATCGCAATCTGCAACGCCTCAATGATCCCCAAAAATTTAAGGGCTGGCTGAGTCGGATTATTACGAACCTCTTCTACGATGAATTACGCAAGCGCAAACGGGTTCGTCGTCCTCTCTCGTTAGACAATCCGTTTCAGACCCAGGATGGGGAAGTGGCTTGGGATGTGGCGTCTGATGATCCTAGCCCCGATGATGATCTCGCAACCCAAGAATTTTATGAACATTTACGGGAGGCGATCGCCGAACTGCCGGAAGTCTTCCGCACGACAATTGTGCTCCGGGAAATTGAAGGGCTAGCCTACGAAGAAATTGCGGAAATCACTGGGGTTTCCCTCGGCACAGTCAAATCAAGGATCGCCCGCGCCCGTGCCAAATTGCAGGAAATGCTCCAGCCCTACTTAGCAGAGTAA
- a CDS encoding late competence development ComFB family protein, whose protein sequence is MSIDQIVEQALKDGYLTPSMEAEVGRICDMSSELSIEEYMALDRLMGALLTGEVIAVPRKQFINVMEELVISRSIARVAEIEASSTQSLDVGDIAAYALNRLPPLYATTEEGANYQRQKAREELQSLINEQVDAALSRYLDRPDFFPERQAIASPSQDKSVLAQVSKLLEGYAPGFEQEENVFS, encoded by the coding sequence ATGAGTATTGATCAAATTGTTGAACAAGCCCTAAAAGACGGCTATCTCACCCCGAGTATGGAAGCGGAAGTTGGACGCATTTGCGATATGTCCTCTGAGCTTTCGATTGAGGAATACATGGCGTTGGATCGCCTGATGGGGGCTTTACTCACTGGGGAAGTGATTGCTGTCCCCCGGAAACAATTCATCAATGTTATGGAGGAGCTGGTCATTAGCCGCTCCATTGCCCGGGTCGCTGAGATTGAGGCGAGTAGCACCCAAAGTTTGGATGTGGGGGATATTGCTGCCTATGCGCTCAACCGCCTGCCACCGCTCTATGCAACGACGGAAGAGGGGGCTAATTATCAGCGTCAAAAGGCCCGTGAGGAATTACAGAGCTTAATTAATGAACAGGTGGATGCAGCCCTTTCTCGTTATTTAGACCGACCGGACTTTTTCCCTGAGCGTCAGGCGATCGCCTCTCCTAGTCAGGATAAGAGCGTGCTGGCCCAGGTGAGCAAGCTCCTTGAAGGCTACGCACCGGGATTTGAACAGGAAGAGAATGTATTTTCCTAG
- the nadA gene encoding quinolinate synthase NadA: MFAAAARPTTPAIPQDLFGVIADLKQDLNAIILAHYYQENDIQDIADYIGDSLGLARQAAETDAEVIVFAGVHFMAETAKILNPNKLVLLPDLDAGCSLADSCSPAEFAAFKAKHPDHIVISYINCTAEIKAMSDIICTSSNAVKIVNQIPADQPIIFAPDKNLGRYVSEQTGRDLLLWQGSCIVHETFSEKRIIELKLEHPDAEVLAHPECETPVLNHADFIGSTTALLKRSQDSASQTFIVATEPGIIHQMEKASPGKTFIPAPSTSNCACNECPHMRLNTLEKLYLAMKHKTPEITLSPDIATAALKPIQRMLEMSV; the protein is encoded by the coding sequence ATGTTTGCTGCCGCCGCCCGTCCGACAACGCCTGCCATTCCCCAAGACCTCTTTGGGGTGATCGCCGATCTCAAACAAGACCTCAACGCCATCATCCTCGCCCACTACTACCAAGAAAACGACATCCAAGACATTGCCGACTACATCGGTGATTCCTTAGGTTTAGCCCGCCAAGCCGCCGAAACCGATGCTGAAGTGATTGTTTTCGCTGGGGTGCATTTCATGGCAGAAACCGCCAAAATCCTCAACCCCAATAAACTCGTCCTCCTGCCCGACCTTGATGCCGGCTGCTCCCTCGCCGACAGTTGCTCCCCCGCCGAATTCGCTGCATTTAAAGCCAAGCACCCAGACCATATCGTCATTTCCTATATCAACTGCACCGCCGAAATCAAGGCGATGAGCGATATCATCTGCACCAGCTCCAACGCCGTCAAAATTGTCAACCAAATTCCCGCCGACCAACCGATCATCTTTGCCCCCGATAAAAACCTAGGGCGATACGTCAGCGAACAAACCGGACGGGATCTCCTCCTCTGGCAGGGCAGTTGCATTGTCCACGAAACTTTTTCTGAAAAACGCATCATCGAACTCAAACTCGAACACCCCGATGCGGAGGTGCTCGCTCACCCTGAGTGCGAAACCCCCGTGTTAAACCACGCTGACTTTATCGGTTCCACGACGGCCCTATTAAAGCGCTCCCAAGATAGTGCCAGCCAAACTTTCATTGTCGCTACCGAACCGGGGATTATTCACCAAATGGAAAAGGCAAGCCCCGGCAAAACCTTTATTCCTGCCCCGTCTACCAGTAACTGTGCCTGCAATGAATGTCCCCACATGCGCCTCAACACCCTGGAAAAGCTCTATCTGGCGATGAAACATAAAACTCCAGAAATCACCCTCAGCCCGGACATTGCGACGGCGGCCTTGAAACCGATTCAGAGGATGTTAGAAATGAGTGTCTAG
- a CDS encoding ABC transporter permease, giving the protein MGEFIALDPGDLGWALGLIALAIALARWQKLGLEGQLLLATGRTILQLLVVGYALEMVFALAHPLAVLGIVLVMLTIAAIAAKNRIHGRAPFPLIWGSIFISVMLPLAYTLLVIVQPDRWYDPQYLIPLAGMVLGNAMNSASLAGERLSSRIKTSRFEIETQLCLGATPKQAIASYRTEAIRASLIPTINSMMVVGLVSLPGMFTGQVLSGIDPLNAASYQILILFLIVTINLICTSLVTEGLYRQFFNPAAQLTL; this is encoded by the coding sequence ATGGGTGAATTTATTGCGTTAGATCCGGGGGATTTGGGCTGGGCCCTGGGACTGATTGCCTTGGCGATCGCCCTAGCCCGGTGGCAGAAATTAGGACTAGAGGGGCAACTCCTACTCGCAACAGGACGGACAATTTTGCAATTGCTGGTAGTGGGCTATGCCCTAGAAATGGTCTTTGCCCTGGCGCACCCGTTGGCGGTATTAGGCATTGTCTTAGTAATGTTGACCATTGCGGCGATCGCAGCAAAAAATCGCATTCATGGGCGGGCCCCCTTCCCCCTCATTTGGGGCTCTATTTTTATCAGTGTGATGCTCCCGTTGGCCTATACCTTACTGGTGATTGTCCAACCCGATCGCTGGTACGACCCCCAATATTTAATTCCCTTGGCAGGGATGGTGCTGGGCAATGCGATGAATAGTGCTTCTTTGGCAGGGGAACGTTTAAGTAGCCGGATCAAAACCAGTCGCTTCGAAATTGAAACCCAACTGTGCCTCGGTGCAACCCCAAAACAGGCGATCGCCAGCTACCGTACCGAAGCGATCCGCGCCAGCCTAATCCCGACGATCAATTCTATGATGGTAGTAGGTTTAGTTAGTTTGCCGGGGATGTTTACGGGGCAAGTTTTATCGGGCATTGATCCGCTCAATGCTGCTTCCTATCAAATTCTGATTCTCTTTTTGATTGTGACCATTAACCTCATTTGTACTTCCCTGGTAACCGAGGGTCTTTATCGACAATTTTTTAACCCCGCTGCCCAGCTCACCCTCTAA
- a CDS encoding DegT/DnrJ/EryC1/StrS aminotransferase family protein codes for MSQIPPVDLGRQYATIANETNAAVLEVLSSGRYIGGTAVTEFEKHFAAYHQVDFTIGCNSGTDALYLALKALGVGDGDEVITSTFTFIATAEAIAMCGATPIFVDITAATFNLDLDQLEAAITPRTKAVIPVHLFGQPVNMTRLGEIAQKHNLFIVEDCAQATGAKWGDRPVGAWGDAGCFSFFPTKNLGGCGDGGAVTTNNPALHGQIKMLREHGSKVRYQHEVLGVNSRLDAVQATILAIKLRHLDQWNQQRQAIAHRYHELLADIKGIQLPQATPGGTHVWNQYTILVQAGDRDTLRSQLQAEGIIAMVYYPKPLHLQPVFASLGYQSGQFPIAEQCSHQVLSLPMFPDLSLPEQEQVATTLKGLLAV; via the coding sequence ATGAGCCAAATTCCTCCCGTTGATCTAGGGCGCCAGTACGCAACCATTGCCAATGAAACCAATGCCGCCGTGCTGGAAGTGCTCAGTTCTGGTCGCTACATTGGGGGGACAGCAGTTACCGAATTCGAAAAACATTTTGCCGCTTATCACCAGGTTGACTTTACCATCGGCTGTAACTCTGGCACCGATGCCCTTTATCTTGCCCTCAAAGCCCTTGGGGTTGGCGACGGTGATGAAGTAATTACCTCCACTTTTACTTTCATTGCTACTGCCGAAGCCATTGCCATGTGTGGCGCAACCCCTATCTTTGTTGATATTACTGCCGCAACTTTTAATCTCGATCTCGACCAACTAGAGGCTGCCATTACTCCCAGGACTAAAGCTGTGATTCCCGTCCATTTGTTTGGACAACCTGTAAACATGACTCGTCTTGGGGAAATTGCCCAAAAACATAATCTGTTTATCGTTGAAGATTGTGCCCAAGCCACGGGGGCAAAATGGGGCGATCGCCCGGTAGGGGCATGGGGAGATGCTGGCTGTTTTAGCTTTTTTCCGACAAAAAATTTAGGTGGTTGTGGCGACGGTGGTGCCGTGACGACCAATAATCCCGCCCTCCATGGGCAGATCAAAATGCTCCGGGAACACGGCTCCAAAGTCCGTTATCAACATGAAGTGCTGGGGGTGAATAGTCGTTTAGACGCGGTGCAGGCCACGATCCTTGCGATTAAATTACGTCACCTCGACCAGTGGAACCAACAACGTCAGGCGATCGCCCACCGCTACCACGAGTTACTCGCTGATATCAAGGGGATTCAACTCCCCCAAGCAACCCCTGGCGGCACCCACGTCTGGAATCAATACACCATCCTCGTTCAAGCAGGCGATCGCGATACCCTGCGCAGTCAGCTCCAGGCAGAAGGCATTATTGCCATGGTGTATTACCCCAAACCCCTACACCTCCAGCCCGTGTTTGCAAGCCTAGGCTACCAATCCGGACAATTCCCCATTGCCGAGCAATGTTCCCACCAGGTGCTGTCTTTGCCCATGTTCCCCGACCTCAGCCTCCCAGAACAAGAACAAGTCGCCACAACCCTCAAGGGTCTATTGGCGGTTTAA
- a CDS encoding HU family DNA-binding protein has translation MNKGELVDLVAEKAGISKKQADSVISATVEAIMETVANGDKVTLVGFGSFEPRHRKAREGRNPKTNEKMQIPATTVPAFSAGKQFKEMVAPK, from the coding sequence ATGAATAAAGGCGAATTAGTCGATTTAGTCGCTGAGAAAGCTGGTATCAGCAAAAAGCAGGCAGATTCAGTGATTAGTGCCACCGTAGAGGCAATCATGGAAACCGTTGCCAATGGTGATAAAGTAACCCTCGTCGGTTTTGGCTCCTTTGAACCCCGCCACCGCAAAGCGAGAGAAGGCCGCAATCCGAAGACCAACGAAAAAATGCAAATTCCAGCAACCACAGTGCCCGCGTTTTCTGCTGGTAAACAGTTTAAGGAAATGGTTGCCCCCAAATAG
- a CDS encoding AI-2E family transporter, which translates to MSERKITVSFSTLLLIVGAVLLLFLLWQLRSLLVVLMIAVVIAATLAPVIAIAESFRVPRWLAVIGVYLGLISIFTGVGLLIGPTVVDQIQKLIRKLPLYLEIVGVLVQSWAVRLGMTEPQVLEQLNRLFDLQALTSWAFRSSQELLIRSYGITRGVIGGILSLILAFMLSGYMLSGSDKLIRGFVSLFPAPWDEQLLEQVQPMSERMGSYIQGRIVVSGILGIVITIGLRLLGISELALGLGVIAAVTNLIPFFGPVLGAVPALIVAIAQGGWTFLSVFLLFTLIQNLETYVLDPLLVGSSVKVNPLYQLLAVLGGAQVLGILGAVIVPPWVAGAAVLLDNLYLKTKPLPVSLSSTATPPLPDIHKS; encoded by the coding sequence ATGTCTGAGCGGAAAATTACAGTCTCTTTTTCAACGCTACTGCTGATTGTCGGGGCAGTGCTATTGCTATTTTTACTCTGGCAATTGCGTAGTTTACTTGTGGTGCTCATGATTGCCGTCGTGATTGCAGCGACCCTTGCGCCTGTCATTGCAATTGCTGAATCTTTCCGAGTGCCCCGCTGGTTAGCGGTGATCGGTGTGTATCTCGGCTTGATCTCAATTTTTACCGGGGTGGGCTTACTCATTGGCCCTACAGTTGTTGATCAAATTCAAAAATTGATCCGTAAGCTACCCCTCTATTTAGAAATCGTCGGGGTTTTGGTTCAATCTTGGGCCGTCCGCTTAGGCATGACAGAGCCGCAAGTTTTAGAACAGTTGAACCGTCTTTTTGATTTGCAAGCACTGACGTCTTGGGCTTTCCGTTCTTCCCAAGAGCTACTGATTCGTTCCTACGGCATTACCCGGGGTGTCATTGGCGGCATTTTGAGTTTGATCCTGGCATTTATGCTCTCCGGTTATATGCTCTCTGGTTCTGACAAATTAATTAGAGGTTTTGTGAGTCTTTTTCCGGCCCCTTGGGATGAGCAACTCCTCGAACAGGTACAGCCCATGAGCGAGCGGATGGGGAGTTATATTCAAGGGCGGATCGTCGTTTCTGGGATTCTCGGCATTGTCATCACCATTGGCCTGAGGCTCCTGGGGATTTCAGAATTAGCTCTCGGTTTGGGGGTGATCGCGGCGGTGACAAATTTGATTCCGTTTTTTGGGCCGGTGTTGGGCGCTGTGCCGGCTTTGATTGTGGCGATCGCCCAGGGGGGATGGACATTTTTATCCGTCTTCCTTCTTTTTACCCTGATCCAAAACCTCGAAACTTATGTATTAGATCCGCTCTTAGTCGGTTCTTCAGTCAAAGTAAACCCGCTTTATCAATTGTTGGCGGTTTTGGGCGGTGCCCAGGTGCTGGGAATTTTAGGCGCGGTGATTGTGCCACCCTGGGTTGCGGGAGCCGCTGTCCTGCTCGATAACCTTTATCTCAAAACGAAGCCTTTACCAGTGTCCCTCTCCTCTACGGCGACTCCCCCCCTGCCCGACATCCACAAATCTTAG
- a CDS encoding amino acid permease, whose protein sequence is MASEKKSGLGMFGGVYTPSILTILGVIMYLRFGWVVGNAGLLGSLAIVTLANAITFLTALSICAIATDKVVRVGGAYYMISRSLGLETGGAVGIPLYFAQAFSVALYTIGFAESVVQVFGGLNQLYVALIVTILVGILALTSASIAIKAQYFIMAAIALSLVSLVLGRPLPEAGDIALWGSSAEMTVPFWTVFAVFFPAVTGIMSGVNMSGDLKDPIKAIPIGTLAAVGTGYVIYMLIPLLLAQRGDTASLIEDPLVMQRLSVWGPAILLGVWGATLSSAIGSILGAPRVLQALARDGVLPPWLGFLGSGSGSEDEPRIGTIATLGVAIAAVCIGDLNIIAPVLTMFFLTTYLVLNISAGIETLLQSPSFRPTFRVHWALSLLGAMGCLGVMFLINAIATVVAALIVILIYFWIQRRELQVTWGDVRRGLWMALISKAIYQVAGAEDSKNWRPHLLVLSGAPRKRWSLIELADGLSHNRALMTVATVLPEGSRDAGQQTKMETTIRDYLAKRGVKALVRLSTADDPFIGALNLIETYGLGDLTPNTVLLGSTESPERFAAYCHLLQQVHIARRNIIIFHENPERAFGRKKRIDIWWGGVQSNGGLMLMLAYLLRTDIQWRSAQIYLKLVVQDATAAQAARLNLESLISSARIKAEPMVIIAGDRSFEEILYQSSASADLVFLGMARPHEPADFQDYYKSLSQRAQNLPSTVFVLAAPDFAFAEVVGAPRKVST, encoded by the coding sequence ATGGCGAGTGAGAAAAAATCCGGGTTAGGAATGTTTGGGGGGGTCTATACCCCTTCTATTTTGACCATCCTTGGGGTGATCATGTACCTCCGGTTTGGTTGGGTTGTGGGGAATGCAGGATTGCTAGGCTCCCTCGCCATCGTCACCCTCGCTAATGCAATTACTTTTTTAACGGCCCTTTCGATCTGTGCGATCGCCACGGATAAGGTAGTCCGTGTGGGGGGCGCATACTATATGATTAGTCGCTCTTTGGGCCTAGAAACCGGCGGGGCGGTAGGGATCCCGCTGTATTTTGCCCAGGCTTTTTCGGTGGCCCTCTATACCATTGGTTTTGCGGAGAGTGTTGTCCAGGTTTTTGGTGGATTAAATCAGCTTTATGTGGCTTTGATTGTGACGATTTTGGTGGGAATTTTAGCGCTCACTTCCGCCAGCATTGCGATTAAGGCCCAGTACTTTATCATGGCGGCGATCGCCCTTTCTCTTGTTTCTTTGGTTCTGGGTCGCCCGCTGCCTGAAGCAGGAGATATTGCCCTGTGGGGTTCTAGCGCTGAAATGACAGTGCCCTTTTGGACAGTCTTTGCGGTATTTTTTCCGGCGGTCACGGGGATCATGTCTGGCGTGAATATGTCCGGTGATCTCAAGGATCCCATTAAAGCAATTCCCATCGGTACCCTAGCTGCCGTGGGCACTGGTTATGTTATCTACATGCTCATTCCGTTGCTGTTGGCCCAACGGGGAGATACAGCCAGCCTCATTGAAGACCCTCTCGTGATGCAGCGCTTGTCTGTTTGGGGGCCAGCAATTTTATTGGGCGTCTGGGGGGCGACCCTCAGTAGCGCGATTGGGAGTATTCTCGGTGCGCCTAGGGTTTTACAGGCCCTCGCCCGGGATGGCGTATTACCGCCTTGGTTAGGTTTTTTGGGATCTGGTAGTGGGTCGGAAGATGAGCCGCGTATTGGCACCATTGCCACCTTGGGGGTAGCGATCGCCGCTGTTTGCATTGGGGATCTCAACATCATTGCCCCAGTGTTGACAATGTTTTTCTTAACCACCTATCTCGTCCTCAATATTTCTGCCGGCATTGAAACTCTCCTCCAAAGTCCTTCCTTTCGACCAACCTTTAGGGTGCACTGGGCTCTATCTCTGTTGGGGGCTATGGGCTGCCTGGGGGTGATGTTTTTAATTAATGCGATCGCCACGGTTGTTGCCGCCTTGATCGTGATCCTCATTTACTTTTGGATACAGCGGCGGGAACTCCAAGTCACCTGGGGAGACGTTCGACGTGGCCTGTGGATGGCTCTCATTAGTAAGGCGATTTATCAAGTGGCAGGAGCCGAAGATAGCAAAAACTGGCGGCCTCATCTCCTGGTACTTTCTGGAGCCCCCCGGAAACGTTGGTCTTTAATCGAATTAGCAGACGGCTTGAGTCACAATCGAGCCCTAATGACGGTGGCGACGGTGTTGCCTGAGGGTTCTCGAGACGCTGGCCAACAGACAAAAATGGAAACCACAATCCGTGATTATTTGGCCAAACGGGGTGTGAAAGCCTTGGTGCGCCTCAGTACCGCCGATGATCCCTTTATTGGCGCCTTAAATTTAATTGAAACCTATGGTCTGGGAGATTTAACCCCCAATACGGTTTTGCTGGGAAGTACAGAATCTCCCGAACGATTTGCCGCCTACTGTCATCTTTTGCAACAGGTTCATATTGCTAGGCGTAACATTATTATTTTCCATGAAAATCCAGAACGGGCCTTTGGTCGCAAAAAACGGATTGACATCTGGTGGGGTGGGGTTCAAAGTAATGGCGGCTTAATGTTGATGTTGGCCTATTTGCTCCGCACTGACATCCAATGGCGCAGTGCCCAGATTTACCTCAAGCTGGTGGTACAAGACGCGACAGCCGCCCAGGCCGCCCGTTTAAACCTAGAGTCCCTGATTAGTAGTGCCCGCATTAAAGCAGAACCAATGGTCATTATTGCTGGCGATCGCTCCTTTGAAGAGATTCTGTACCAATCCTCCGCGAGTGCAGACCTCGTCTTCCTCGGCATGGCCCGCCCCCACGAGCCTGCTGATTTTCAGGACTATTACAAGAGTCTTTCCCAACGGGCTCAAAACCTACCAAGTACCGTGTTTGTCCTAGCTGCTCCTGATTTTGCCTTTGCAGAAGTGGTGGGTGCGCCCCGAAAAGTGAGCACTTAA